A single genomic interval of Arachis duranensis cultivar V14167 chromosome 7, aradu.V14167.gnm2.J7QH, whole genome shotgun sequence harbors:
- the LOC107458702 gene encoding 60S acidic ribosomal protein P3-like, translating into MGSHPSSALGVFTFVLRKSGTEWTAKQHSGYIENSASSTYDLQRKLVNAVRAADSSGAVQSSFSFVSPSSAVFQVVVGGAVFVGGGTVAAAHAGGAVAESAAPGAEKKEEKVAEEEDEDFGMLLFD; encoded by the exons atggg AAGCCATCCGTCATCAGCATTGGGAGTATTCACATTCGTTCTTCGCAAATCCGGCACCGAGTGGACTGCGAAGCAGCACTCCGGATACATCGAGAACTCCGCCTCCTCCACCTATGACCTTCAACGCAAGCTTGTCAATGCCGTTCGTGCCGCTGATTCCTCCGGCGCCGTTCAGTCCTCTTTCTCTTTCGTTTCTCCCTCCTCTGCTGTCTTCCAGGTGGTTGTGGGTGGTGCAGTCTTCGTTGGAGGTGGTACTGTTGCTGCTGCTCATGCTGGTGGTGCTGTCGCAGAGAGTGCTGCCCCTGGTGccgagaagaaagaagagaaggtcgcggaagaagaagatgaagattttGGAATGTTACTCTTTGATTAA